The region CAGAACCCCGTCAGCCCCTCGCCGATCACGCATTCCTTCGGACAGAGGCGACAGACGACGCCGCGCTGGTGCGGCTGATAATATAGCGCCTCGCGCACGACCGTCACTCCTTGCCGTACCGGGTTACCGAAAAACGATACAGTTCAATCTCTTCGCCGGGCTCGATCCCCGCTTTTTGCATAGCGATGCCCACCTGCTCCTCCACCGTGTCGACCCCGGCTAGGTCAGGCAGCAGCAACCCCGACCGCCGCCCGCGGCGGACGATCACGCCGTACTTGCCCGGATCCAGGTCGGCAAGGCCGTTCACCCGCTCCGGAGCGGACAGGATATCCACCGAAATGTCGATCTCAGGCAATTCCTTGGCCTCGACCGGCCAAAAGCGGGGGTCCTGGGTGCCCGCGCTCACGGCGTTGTGAATGATCTCAGCGGCGATATTTGGCTGGGTGGGAGCGAAGGTGCCGATGCAGCCGCGCAGCTCGCCCCGTTTCTTGAGCGAAACGAACACCCCCGCCTGGGCCTCAAGCTCGGCAGGCAGCCCCGCCGGTGTCGGCAGGTGCTCATGCGCGGCGAGATAATGCTCCAGACTCTGCCGCGCCAAGGCGACCGGCGCACTCTCACTGGCCATCGCTTTTCCCCTCCTCCACCGCAAACAGCGCCACCGCGTAGCCGACACCGAACGGCCCCTCATAAGACAGCACCCTGCTGCGCGCTTCCAGCCCGCCCAGCACCCCCAGCAAAAAATAGACCGGCCTGAGCCCGCACTCGCCAGCCTCCTCGATCAGCTCCTCGTCCATGTTCAGCAACGCCTTCACGTTCAGATCGCCGACCGCCGCAACCAACCGGCGGTCGAATTCCGCCCCCTTCGGGCTGAAGCCGGCCGGAGCGTCGGCGGTGAGACGGTGGGACAGGTCGCCGGAAGCGATCACCGCCACCCGCTTGTCCACCATGCCGACAGCAGCCTGCACAGCCTTGCCGAAAGTGTACATCTCCTCATAGGGGAGCATGCCCATAGCGATATGGACCAACTGGCCGCGGAAACCGGCCTTGTGGAGATAATAAAGCGGGATGAGCGCGCCGTGATCTAGCTGCAGTGACAGCCGGTACGTTTTGGCCACATCGTCGGTCAGCTCTACCAC is a window of Selenomonadales bacterium 4137-cl DNA encoding:
- the amrA gene encoding AmmeMemoRadiSam system protein A, yielding MASESAPVALARQSLEHYLAAHEHLPTPAGLPAELEAQAGVFVSLKKRGELRGCIGTFAPTQPNIAAEIIHNAVSAGTQDPRFWPVEAKELPEIDISVDILSAPERVNGLADLDPGKYGVIVRRGRRSGLLLPDLAGVDTVEEQVGIAMQKAGIEPGEEIELYRFSVTRYGKE
- the amrB gene encoding AmmeMemoRadiSam system protein B, whose product is MKNLVGCALMPHPPIMVPEVGGTELEKIRATVEAAREAAETLAAKNPQTVILITPHGPVFGDAISISVHPRLKGSLASFGVPEVALGFETDGLLVRHILRKAERLGINVVELTDDVAKTYRLSLQLDHGALIPLYYLHKAGFRGQLVHIAMGMLPYEEMYTFGKAVQAAVGMVDKRVAVIASGDLSHRLTADAPAGFSPKGAEFDRRLVAAVGDLNVKALLNMDEELIEEAGECGLRPVYFLLGVLGGLEARSRVLSYEGPFGVGYAVALFAVEEGKSDGQ